The Orcinus orca chromosome 1, mOrcOrc1.1, whole genome shotgun sequence DNA window gtattcataAGAAATGGTTGTctcaagttataaaataaatatgtgaaacaTATTTCACATGCTTTGGAAAttagacaaataaaaatattatacatcaaAACTTGTAGGATGAGATAAAATGGTACTGAGAAGAAACCATGCAGTTTTTAATGCACTTATtaggaaacaaagatgaaaaatgaataagacattaAAGAACcacataaaataaacttaaaaaggaagaaagatatactgaagataaaggagaaataaatgaattagaaagcCAAAAACCAAATAGATTTGAATTAAAGATAacaaacctagggcttccctggtggcgcagtggttgagagtccgcctgccgatgcaggggacacgggttcgtgacccagtccgggaagatcccacatgccgcggagtggctgggcccgtgagccatggctgctgagcctgcgcgtccggagcctgtgctccgcaacaggagaggccacaacagtgagaggcccgcgtaccacaaaaaacaaaaacaaaaacaaaaaaaaacctggctctttaaaaagaggaataaagacaaaCCTCTGGCAAATATGATTAAGAAAGGGCTCACACAAACCAGAAATGAGAAGAGGCATAATCACATCTATAAAGGCTGTCTGAAAGTTCAATGAGAATACTATGTATTAAATTTGGGTAAAATCAtccaaattattttaacaaaggatagaaaatttggagaataataaaaaagaggatTTGACAATGGAGGTAAAGATCTAACAGGCTCAGAATGTTGTTTGGGCTAGTTCCAAAGACTTATCAAATAGCAGATAATTCCAATATGGTTTTAAGCTGCAGGGCACAGAAAATATGGAAAACCTCTGAAAACATTCTTATGAGGCTAACCTATCCCTGAAACCAAAACtagttcaaaaaataaaactcacttttaaataaagatgcaaacatttgaaataaatattagtaAGTTGTATGTAGCTGCTACCTATGATGATATAACAACTAAGAAGGGTTTATAGCAGGAATTCAATAATTGTTCCATATTAGGAAATCTATTAATGCACTGCTCcacaataataaattaaaaggaaaaaaattatataaccatCATATTAAAAAAGTGGCAGGGAGCAAAGTTTTTCAATTCTGTAGCCCTAGCCTAAAGTTCTATCTTTGcacctattagctgtgtgacgGTGGGCAGGTTACTTATTCTAAATTTTGTTTCCTCATTAGTAAAGTGAGAGTTGTTaatggagattaaatgagataatcctaGTATCGTTTGGAATCCTAGAATCTGGTTTGTTCCTGGGGCTTCTACTTTTTCCTTAAGTATTTACAAGGTTTGGTTGTAACTCCTTGCTCACTGAGAGCTCTGAGCATACACTTACCGCACTTCCAGTACTGCCTTGATCCTAGTACAGTACCTATTTCACACCTATCTGATGAGGTAAGTGACAGGGAAACAGGAAGGCCAGTGATGCTGTTGTTTAGACCAATGAGAAGGAGAAACTGGAAGAGCTGACAGGCTCTTTAGGCTAGCTTCGATCCCCTGAGGGAGAAGAAAATCCATGGAAAGGACACACAAGCCATGGTTTGGCATAATGGCAACTAGTACTGTGGAAGGAGATGTTGGACTTGTCCTTCCCGTGATGTTGGGCCCCCAGGCCACTGTCGGCTTCGCAGGCATGGTTCGCAGAATGCCCTGTGGTCAGAGAGAGGTTGAAGGATGCTCCTCCTCCAAAAGGCACCGAGGTGCTCCCCAGGGTGACATTTTCATGATAAAACCGGTATAGGATGGGGGGAGATGCTCTCTTGTTCTCACAGCGAAGCTCCACCATGTCCCCAGTGAAGGCCTGGACCCCAGAAGTACTGAAAGTGAGGACAGGATGTGACACTGGAACTGATAAAGGCAGGACGGTCCATCAAAGAGGGTCTCTCGTGCCGGCACAGACTTATAACCCACTCCATCCTCACCCAAGTGTCCACACAGTATCCCTCGAGCCCCGGGGATTCTTTCTCACTGTCGCACCTCCTGATCTAACAACACTGCAGAGACAGTTCCCGTAGAGCTTTGATAAGTTCTGGAGAGCGTGCCTCTGGCCATGCCACGTAGCCTGCCTCCTGTCTCCCCTTGTCATCTCCTTTAGCTCTTCTGCCACTGTAGCCAGTGCCACCGCCGCCAACACCATTACAGTAACAATCCTGGCATGTTCAGACAGCTTCTTAACCTCTTCACAGCCCTGTTCCGTATCATCCTTGGAACATCCTCACTGCCACACAAGGAAACTGACCCCATTTGGGACTCTCTGGCTAATTAGGAGAGTGCTACTTACTTCTCATGGAGACGTTCACCGCCTCGCTCTGGATGAGGCCGTAGCCATTGTCAGCTGTGCAGTAGTAGCCCCCTGCGTGGCTCTCCCTGGTAACAGGGATCTCCAGCTCTGCTCTCTGGGAGTGCTGACTTTTCTGCCCCAGACTCTCCCTCATGTCCTCTCTGTGCCAGGAGAACATGGTGTCCCTTGTGCCTTCAGCCACAGAGAAGACAAGGACCAGCATCTTCCCTTCGACCACCTGGTCCCCCTGGGGCTGGGTCTCCAGGAACGC harbors:
- the LOC125964589 gene encoding Fc receptor-like protein 2; this translates as MSGAFLETQPQGDQVVEGKMLVLVFSVAEGTRDTMFSWHREDMRESLGQKSQHSQRAELEIPVTRESHAGGYYCTADNGYGLIQSEAVNVSMRIPVSHPVLTFSTSGVQAFTGDMVELRCENKRASPPILYRFYHENVTLGSTSVPFGGGASFNLSLTTGHSANHACEADSGLGAQHHGKDKSNISFHSTKHPPKIRLVNGAHHCNGRVEVEKEGRWGTVCDDGWDMKDVAVVCQELGCGAARHTPAGMLYLPVAEDDRPLFIQVALCKGTEEALAECEQVETFDCGHDEDTGVVCEGV